Proteins from a genomic interval of Longimicrobium terrae:
- a CDS encoding acyl-CoA thioesterase yields the protein MPMLPAETRMVFSVFPSHTNHYHTLFGGTAMAWMDQAAFICGTRWCRTKVVTVHSSEISFKQPVPEGSIAEVVAWISATGRTSMTIPVEMYVELMDRDERILACRGEFVLVAMGADGRPTAVPARDPDPREELPPAECRTQRLHEVVDDGI from the coding sequence ATGCCCATGCTTCCCGCCGAAACGCGGATGGTGTTTTCCGTGTTTCCCAGTCACACCAACCACTACCACACGCTGTTCGGCGGTACCGCAATGGCGTGGATGGACCAGGCCGCGTTCATCTGTGGCACGCGCTGGTGCCGCACCAAGGTGGTGACGGTGCACTCCAGCGAAATCAGCTTCAAGCAGCCCGTTCCCGAAGGCTCCATCGCCGAGGTGGTGGCATGGATCAGCGCCACGGGCCGCACCTCCATGACGATTCCCGTGGAGATGTACGTGGAGCTCATGGACCGCGACGAGCGCATCCTGGCCTGCCGCGGCGAGTTCGTCCTGGTCGCCATGGGCGCGGACGGCCGCCCCACGGCGGTCCCTGCCCGCGATCCCGATCCGCGGGAGGAATTACCTCCGGCAGAGTGCCGTACGCAGCGACTGCACGAAGTCGTTGATGACGGGATCTGA
- a CDS encoding ribonucleotide-diphosphate reductase subunit beta: MTEKRLINADVVDVNQLMPLKYHWAWEHYLNGNRNHWQPQEVPMGRDVATWKGGDLSPAERRVILRNLGFFSTAESLVANNIVLAIFRHVTNPECRQYLLRQAFEEAIHTHCFHYIVESLGLDGEEIFTMHREVNTIAGKDEFDMALTAELMDSDFNTQTVEGAQKFVENLVGFYVIMEGIFFYSGFAMMLSFHRQNRMTGIGQQFQYILRDESTHLNFGIDLINGIVAENPRVWTPELRARLSAKIERAVELEIAYAEDCLPHGILGLNAGLFRDYVQHIADRRLERIGLPVRYGSPNPFPWMSEAIDLKKEKNFFETTVTEYQSSAALSWD, translated from the coding sequence ATGACCGAAAAACGCCTGATCAACGCCGACGTCGTGGACGTCAACCAGCTCATGCCGCTCAAGTACCATTGGGCGTGGGAGCACTACCTGAACGGAAACCGCAACCACTGGCAGCCGCAGGAAGTGCCGATGGGGCGCGACGTTGCGACGTGGAAGGGCGGCGACCTGAGCCCCGCCGAACGGCGGGTGATCCTGCGCAACCTGGGCTTCTTCTCGACGGCGGAAAGCCTGGTGGCCAACAACATCGTGCTTGCCATCTTCCGCCACGTCACCAACCCGGAATGCCGGCAATACCTGCTGCGGCAGGCGTTTGAAGAAGCCATTCACACGCACTGCTTTCACTACATCGTCGAAAGCCTGGGGCTGGACGGGGAAGAAATCTTTACCATGCACCGCGAGGTGAACACAATCGCGGGCAAGGACGAGTTCGACATGGCGCTCACGGCGGAGCTCATGGACTCGGATTTCAACACGCAGACGGTGGAGGGCGCGCAGAAGTTCGTGGAGAACCTGGTGGGCTTCTACGTGATCATGGAGGGAATCTTCTTCTACTCCGGCTTCGCGATGATGCTTTCCTTTCACCGCCAGAACCGGATGACGGGAATCGGCCAGCAGTTTCAGTACATTCTGCGCGACGAAAGCACGCACCTGAACTTTGGCATCGACCTCATCAACGGCATCGTGGCGGAAAATCCGCGGGTGTGGACGCCGGAACTGCGCGCACGTTTGTCCGCCAAGATCGAGCGCGCGGTGGAACTGGAGATCGCGTACGCGGAAGACTGCCTGCCGCACGGGATCCTGGGATTGAACGCCGGCCTGTTCCGCGACTACGTGCAGCACATTGCCGACCGGCGGCTGGAAAGGATCGGCCTGCCCGTACGCTACGGCTCGCCCAACCCGTTTCCGTGGATGAGCGAGGCCATCGACCTCAAAAAGGAAAAGAACTTCTTTGAGACGACCGTGACGGAATACCAGTCGTCCGCCGCGCTTTCCTGGGATTGA
- a CDS encoding MoaD/ThiS family protein: protein MSTAAVQAGAITFELPGALRPYAGGLATVACEDAGTTVGDALHTLHALHPGVVERVLDEPGDVRRHVNVFVDGENIRFLDGLRTPLPAAATITIIAAVSGG from the coding sequence ATGAGCACGGCGGCGGTCCAGGCGGGCGCAATCACGTTCGAGCTTCCCGGCGCGCTGCGGCCGTACGCGGGCGGGCTCGCCACGGTGGCGTGCGAGGATGCGGGCACGACGGTGGGCGATGCGCTGCACACCCTGCACGCGCTCCACCCCGGCGTGGTGGAGCGCGTGCTGGACGAACCGGGCGATGTGCGGCGGCACGTGAACGTGTTTGTGGATGGCGAGAACATCCGCTTTCTGGATGGATTGCGGACGCCGCTTCCCGCCGCGGCCACCATCACCATCATCGCCGCCGTCAGCGGCGGCTGA
- a CDS encoding ribonuclease H-like domain-containing protein has product MHPPGSAMAGDEPRVSREDEWLWGWDRTPGIVSVWAEPSGRAIVWRRIPDTGALVREDERYRPWILLDRMDDLHHLGSRLARDGGDAPFRFRELDGPGALRFLVSAEDGAALANAVLHGASRRLNQQLRHLRDLGPGSAFALPPEEQYLVATGRTYFRDLAFDQLHRLQFDLETTGLDATRNRIFMVAVLDASGAPHVLEADGEGDAAEADLIRRLVALICEADPDVIENHNLHGFDLPFLATRARKLGVPLALGRLAKLGLRERAARRGTARGDDPSRRVRFVAPGRELIDTMDAVMRYDFSARELPGHGLKAVARHLGVAAPDREYVPGAQIHTIYRTDPERIRRYATDDVEEVAAISRVLGGAAFALARMAPRRYERLADAGPATGVIDPLLVRAYLRAGAALPAHAPWDGTPHSGAALHLFATGVARRVVKADVASLYPSLMRAYRIGPAPDHLGALVALVDRLVEQRLAAKASGRAAPPGSAERHTHEAMSAAMKLLVNSAYGYLAAGGGLTRFADVHAANEVTRRGRETLNFMCRELAARGVTLLEADTDGVYFAVPEGWTEADERRVVAEVDALLPPLVQLEFDGRYAAMLSHEPKNYALLGYDGTLLLRGVAFRSSRSEPYGEAFLRRALPLLFAGDITGLRGEYLATLRALRTRELSTYDVSSRVRLTKSPERYAETRETRRELAYEALLASGRTRWRVGERVRVYRTQGGGAGVVASTDDDTGGVSDPRDYDVDHYSRLLRDTFAVRLARALTAADFAEVFAAADQLSLFAPSTASMHTVLDSRPVPASTAPSAAAITS; this is encoded by the coding sequence ATGCACCCGCCTGGCTCGGCGATGGCGGGAGATGAGCCGCGTGTGTCGCGCGAAGACGAGTGGCTGTGGGGATGGGATCGCACGCCGGGGATCGTTTCCGTGTGGGCGGAGCCCAGCGGCCGCGCCATCGTCTGGCGGCGGATTCCGGACACCGGCGCGCTCGTCCGCGAGGATGAGCGCTATCGGCCGTGGATTCTGCTGGACCGGATGGATGATCTGCACCATCTCGGTTCCCGCCTTGCCCGCGACGGCGGCGACGCTCCGTTCCGGTTCCGCGAGCTGGACGGCCCGGGCGCGCTCCGCTTCCTGGTTTCCGCCGAGGATGGAGCGGCGCTGGCCAACGCGGTGCTGCACGGCGCCTCCCGCCGCCTGAACCAGCAACTGCGCCATCTGCGCGACCTTGGCCCCGGCTCCGCCTTCGCGCTTCCGCCCGAGGAGCAGTACCTGGTGGCCACCGGGCGTACGTATTTTCGCGACCTCGCCTTCGATCAACTGCATCGCCTGCAGTTCGACCTGGAAACGACGGGGCTGGACGCCACGCGCAACCGCATCTTCATGGTGGCCGTGCTGGATGCGTCCGGCGCGCCGCACGTTCTGGAAGCGGACGGCGAGGGCGACGCGGCCGAGGCGGACCTCATCCGCCGGCTGGTGGCGCTGATTTGCGAGGCCGATCCGGACGTCATCGAGAACCATAACCTGCACGGGTTCGACCTCCCCTTTCTGGCCACGCGCGCGCGCAAACTCGGCGTGCCGCTCGCGCTGGGGCGGCTGGCGAAGCTGGGCCTGCGCGAGCGCGCGGCCCGGCGCGGCACCGCGCGCGGCGACGATCCCAGCCGCCGCGTGCGCTTCGTGGCGCCCGGCCGCGAGCTGATCGACACGATGGACGCGGTGATGCGCTACGATTTCTCCGCGCGCGAGCTGCCGGGGCACGGGCTCAAGGCCGTCGCCCGGCACTTGGGTGTCGCGGCGCCGGACCGCGAATACGTGCCCGGCGCGCAGATCCATACCATCTACCGCACCGACCCCGAGCGCATCCGCCGCTACGCCACGGACGACGTAGAGGAGGTCGCCGCCATCTCGCGCGTGCTGGGCGGCGCCGCGTTCGCGCTGGCCCGCATGGCGCCGCGCCGGTACGAGCGGCTGGCGGACGCCGGCCCCGCCACGGGCGTCATCGACCCGCTGCTCGTGCGCGCGTATCTGCGCGCGGGGGCGGCGCTTCCCGCGCACGCGCCCTGGGACGGCACCCCGCACAGCGGCGCCGCCCTGCACCTTTTTGCGACAGGCGTGGCCCGCCGCGTGGTGAAGGCCGACGTCGCCAGCCTGTACCCGTCGCTCATGCGCGCCTATCGCATCGGGCCGGCGCCGGACCACCTGGGCGCGCTGGTGGCGCTGGTGGACCGCCTGGTGGAGCAGCGGCTGGCGGCAAAGGCGAGCGGCCGCGCCGCGCCCCCCGGCTCCGCCGAGCGCCACACGCACGAGGCCATGTCCGCGGCCATGAAGCTGCTGGTCAACTCCGCGTACGGCTATCTGGCGGCGGGCGGCGGGCTTACGCGCTTTGCGGACGTGCACGCCGCCAACGAAGTCACCCGCCGCGGGCGCGAGACACTCAACTTCATGTGCCGCGAACTGGCTGCGCGGGGCGTAACCCTGCTGGAAGCGGACACGGACGGTGTGTACTTCGCCGTTCCGGAGGGCTGGACGGAGGCGGACGAGCGGCGCGTGGTGGCGGAGGTGGACGCCCTTCTGCCGCCACTGGTGCAACTGGAGTTCGACGGCCGGTACGCGGCGATGCTTTCGCACGAGCCCAAGAACTACGCGCTCCTGGGCTACGACGGCACGCTGCTGCTGCGCGGCGTCGCCTTTCGCTCCAGCCGGTCGGAGCCGTATGGCGAGGCGTTTCTGCGGCGCGCCCTCCCGCTCCTGTTCGCGGGCGACATCACCGGGTTGCGGGGCGAGTACCTGGCCACGCTGCGCGCCCTGCGCACGCGCGAACTGTCGACGTACGATGTATCGTCGCGCGTGCGGCTCACCAAGTCGCCTGAGCGGTACGCGGAAACCCGCGAGACGCGGCGCGAACTGGCGTACGAGGCGCTGCTCGCCAGCGGGCGCACCCGCTGGCGCGTGGGCGAGCGGGTGCGCGTGTACCGCACGCAGGGTGGCGGCGCGGGCGTGGTCGCGTCCACGGATGACGACACGGGCGGCGTCTCGGACCCGCGCGACTACGACGTAGACCACTATTCCCGCCTGCTGCGCGACACCTTTGCCGTGCGCCTCGCCCGCGCGCTGACGGCGGCCGACTTCGCGGAAGTGTTCGCGGCGGCGGACCAGCTTTCTCTCTTTGCGCCATCCACCGCGAGCATGCACACCGTCCTCGACTCACGCCCCGTCCCCGCCAGCACCGCTCCGTCCGCCGCGGCCATCACGTCATAG
- a CDS encoding WD40/YVTN/BNR-like repeat-containing protein yields the protein MAQDEAPTVLDGDVIVLAGTMKGAFVLTSDRERREWRTYGPYFRGETVYSLAFDQRGGRRRILAGTQSFHWGSVVRASDDFGATWSAPDRKNVRFPEDSGLALNNIWQLHPGPAAEPEVMYAGVEPAALFTSRDAGETWAPVEGLLNHEHRPRWQPGGGGLCLHTIVTDPADSARMGVAISTAGFYRTDDGGKSWTPRNAGVRCVFQPDQYPEFGQCVHKVVNHPSRPERLFLQNHWGLYRSDDWGDSWTDIANGVPSDFGFAMQMHPADPDTVYIIPLESDEFRCVPEARMRVYRTRDAGASWQPLTEGLPQENAYETVLRDSMTSDGGAPAGIYFGTRSGRLFGSADDGDSWRELSGVLPPIVCVRAAVVGV from the coding sequence ATGGCCCAGGACGAAGCTCCCACCGTATTGGACGGCGACGTGATCGTGCTCGCGGGGACGATGAAGGGCGCGTTCGTGCTCACGTCCGACCGCGAGCGGCGGGAGTGGCGGACGTACGGCCCGTACTTTCGCGGCGAGACTGTGTACTCGCTCGCGTTCGACCAGCGCGGCGGGCGGCGGCGCATTCTGGCGGGGACGCAGAGTTTTCACTGGGGGAGCGTGGTGCGCGCCAGCGACGACTTCGGCGCCACGTGGTCCGCGCCGGACCGCAAGAACGTCCGCTTTCCCGAGGATTCGGGGCTGGCGCTCAACAACATCTGGCAGCTGCATCCCGGGCCGGCCGCGGAGCCGGAGGTGATGTACGCCGGCGTGGAGCCCGCCGCGCTCTTCACCTCGCGCGACGCAGGCGAAACCTGGGCGCCCGTGGAGGGGCTGCTGAACCACGAGCACCGGCCGCGCTGGCAGCCGGGTGGCGGCGGGCTGTGCCTGCACACCATCGTCACGGATCCGGCGGATTCGGCGCGGATGGGCGTGGCCATCTCCACCGCCGGCTTTTACCGCACGGACGATGGCGGAAAAAGCTGGACGCCGCGCAACGCGGGCGTGCGCTGCGTCTTTCAGCCGGACCAGTATCCGGAATTCGGGCAGTGCGTGCACAAGGTCGTCAACCACCCGTCGCGGCCGGAGCGGCTGTTTCTGCAGAACCACTGGGGGCTGTACCGAAGCGACGACTGGGGCGACAGCTGGACGGACATCGCCAACGGCGTTCCATCGGACTTCGGCTTCGCCATGCAGATGCACCCGGCCGATCCCGACACCGTCTACATCATCCCGCTGGAATCCGACGAGTTCCGCTGCGTGCCTGAGGCCAGGATGCGCGTCTACCGCACGCGTGACGCGGGCGCCTCGTGGCAGCCGCTGACGGAGGGGCTCCCGCAGGAAAACGCGTACGAGACGGTGCTGCGCGATTCCATGACGTCGGACGGCGGCGCGCCCGCGGGCATCTACTTCGGGACGCGCAGCGGGCGGCTGTTCGGCTCGGCGGATGACGGCGACTCGTGGCGGGAACTCAGCGGTGTGCTGCCGCCCATTGTGTGCGTGCGCGCCGCCGTGGTGGGCGTATGA